The following proteins are co-located in the Pseudomonadota bacterium genome:
- a CDS encoding radical SAM protein: MSLLMNLHKRVYTTESPDLILITSIMTYWYAGAKDALEIARKRFPSSKIVLGGIYPSLCYEHAKAAMEGADLIVKNNEAEQFYRFVEGEFGVTLSFKPSMYDFDALPYPCFDLYDKIHFIPLLTSYGCVYRCTFCATPYMHPGIVRRSAGSVINEIVYWHDRSVEKYVLYDDNFLYRPGIYAKPLLRGIIKLPFPINIYNPNAINASLIDDELANLLLVAGFKEVRIGLEAINPDIQKSLGGKVNQSIFEKAVSFLLNAGFTHDSIGAYILAGLPFQRWEDVKTAIDYLAGLGVNTHIAEYTPIPHTPLFEEFYPLARYPIADDPIYQNNALSPFAWEGFTDENLLFLKQYAREKNSLIDKFGQ, encoded by the coding sequence TTGTCACTCCTTATGAATTTACACAAGAGAGTTTACACTACCGAATCGCCGGATCTCATCCTTATCACCTCCATAATGACATACTGGTATGCCGGCGCAAAGGATGCACTGGAGATTGCCAGAAAACGCTTTCCATCATCAAAAATTGTGTTAGGCGGCATATATCCCTCTCTCTGTTATGAACACGCGAAGGCCGCCATGGAAGGGGCCGATTTAATCGTTAAGAACAATGAGGCAGAACAATTCTACAGGTTTGTGGAGGGAGAGTTTGGCGTTACCTTGTCGTTCAAGCCGTCTATGTATGATTTTGATGCGCTTCCGTATCCGTGTTTTGATTTATATGACAAAATACACTTTATCCCGCTCCTCACTTCCTATGGGTGTGTGTACAGGTGTACGTTCTGCGCAACGCCGTATATGCACCCCGGAATTGTCAGGAGGAGCGCAGGGAGCGTTATCAATGAAATCGTATACTGGCACGATCGCAGCGTTGAGAAATATGTACTATACGACGATAACTTCCTTTACAGGCCAGGCATCTATGCAAAGCCATTACTGAGGGGTATCATAAAACTCCCGTTCCCGATAAACATTTATAACCCCAATGCAATCAATGCGTCGCTCATAGATGATGAGCTGGCAAACCTGCTGTTAGTTGCCGGCTTCAAAGAGGTAAGAATCGGGCTTGAAGCAATTAACCCTGATATACAAAAATCCCTTGGTGGAAAAGTAAACCAGAGTATCTTCGAAAAGGCAGTTAGTTTTTTATTAAATGCGGGTTTTACTCATGATTCAATCGGTGCTTATATACTTGCAGGGCTTCCTTTCCAGAGGTGGGAAGATGTAAAAACTGCCATAGACTATCTTGCGGGATTAGGGGTGAATACCCATATTGCAGAGTATACGCCCATCCCACACACACCCCTTTTTGAAGAATTTTATCCCCTTGCCCGCTATCCAATAGCAGACGATCCGATCTACCAGAACAACGCCCTGTCCCCGTTCGCCTGGGAAGGGTTCACTGATGAGAATCTGCTGTTTCTGAAACAATACGCGAGGGAAAAGAACAGTTTAATTGATAAATTCGGGCAATGA